The following is a genomic window from Rutidosis leptorrhynchoides isolate AG116_Rl617_1_P2 chromosome 8, CSIRO_AGI_Rlap_v1, whole genome shotgun sequence.
AACTAACAACTCATGCACTTCAACTATAATGAAGAAAATATAGTATATAACCGGGAAATAAACATCATAGCTCTTGATGCCAATGttgtataaatataaattcgaGACATACCGAATACGAGCGGCGGAAGCGAATAGGATCGacgtttagatcaccggtcgggaAAGCAATCACAAATGAAAAGCTTTCACAGTTTCACAGCCTATATTCCTTCGACGGTTCGCAATGTTCCACTTGAACAAGTATACTCACAAAATCTCAATAGAATTATATGTATGTTTTTCTCTGCATTATTTTGTTCTATGTTTGTTAAGTGTTATATGTAGTGATTGTTCTCTTTAATGGGTTAACAACTCCCATTATATTAAACAAACATGTACTATGTGCCAAGAAGACATTAGTTGGTTCAACTACTCTTtcattgtttgtgggtgataaataATCATTTTCTAACATTTTCGGACGACACTTTTTTAACAGTTAACCAACATTTCTTCACGAATTTAACTTGTTTTTCTAAATCTTTTTCCAATTCTTTGATCAATAAACTATATTCTTGAGCTTCAATCTCCTTGATGAACACAGCTGTTCGTGTCTTCTCCCAAACTTCATGAAAAAGATTCATGTCTGCCTGCATTTTCGCTAGTTGACAAGAAAACGAAGCGCTCGAGTGATCCAATTCTTCTTCCAAAGAAGTCATAATCTGTTCGAGTTTATTTATTCTCTGATCTTTCTCTTCTACAATCCGATTAAGATTCCGCTTTTCGTACTCATGAATTCGCTCAGATTCTAACTGTTCGAGAATAGCAGCTTCGAGTTCTTTCGTAACCCACTCTTGTTCCCAGTTTTCAAGCTCATCACCATTCTTTTTAGCCGAGTTTTGCTTGAATTCTGCAATCGTTTCTTCAAGTTCGTTAATTTTTTCATCTTTTTCGTTTACAGCACAAACAAGACTGCTGTTTTCTTCTTTGAGGTTGACTTCCATGGCCACTTGAGCCAACAGGGACGCTTCTAATTCCCATCTCATCTGTTGGTTGACTTCcaaattgatctttgacttttcagcCACCGATTTCCATATTTGTAATTCAAGTTCAACTTCATTCACTTCACAATATACATGATCCAGTTCTTCATTCGCCTTTTCTAGTAAACCATACGCATACACCAGGTCACTCTTAGTTTGTTGCAGTTGTTTTTTATAACTCTCGATCACTTTCTGCATCAAAAGCTTCTCTTCGTCAATATTCGACCCGGTCTCCATAAGTGTCGATTTCATCATCACTGACATCAGCGCAAACTCATCTTTCTCCACTGTAAGTTGCAACACCTGTGACATATAATCATTCAGTTCTGTGCTAATCTCCTGCAAACGAGCCTCTTTACTTTTAATCCTGTCATTTGCGTCATCTAACAAATCGCACACATCTGCCAGCTCACTCTTTGTCTGCAACAATTGTTGCTTGTGACTCTCGATCTCATTATGCAACAAAAGCTTCTCTTCATCAAAATTCGACCTGGCTTCAACAAGTGTAGAATTCAATGCCACTATCAAAACTGCAAACTCCTCTTTTTCCATTGTTAATTGTATCACCTGAGAGTTATAATCATCCAATTCTGTCATTATCTCCTTCAAACGTCCCTCTTTAGTTTCTAGCTCGAGTCTGCAACAACTCAAATCGTCAACCACTTTTTTAAACCGAGAATCCCATTCAGCTTCTTTTACATTATAAATCTGCTGCAAAGATTTAATCTTGTTATCGGATTCTCGCCTATTAGCTTCTTTGAGTTCATTAAAAGATAATACCAATTCCTGTTTTTCTTCCTCAAACTTCGCAATCTTAGATTCCATTTCATTAAAAGCATACTCTTTTTCTTTAATCAACATTTCAAGTTCTAACTTTTTTTCTGCGTATTCCGAGACCTGAATATCTAAATCCTTTCTTCGCTGTTCTTCACAAGCCAGAGCTCGACTACACGTCTCTAATCGTCTTTTAAGAACTTCCGAAACTTTAATCTGAGAATCTAACTTCGTTTCAAGATTCAACATATGGTCACACATTGAACATTTCTCCATTTCCCATTCTTTTTCCTTTATATGCAAACTATCTCTAAGCTTTTTATGGGCTTCTTCTAGATGCATAAACTGTTCACTCTTCCATTTAAGCTGTTCTTCAAGCTTCACTTTTTCTTCATCCAACTTTTCAAACATatctccattttctctcatttgTTTTGAAGTTTTAGCCATTTTGCTTTCAGTCGCACACTTTTTCTGTGAAACAG
Proteins encoded in this region:
- the LOC139863949 gene encoding uncharacterized protein At4g38062, translating into MTDKVYEELDNANAEIEKLKSEYSVKTDLCNSLKRSHNDQLKRIEELNLKLEQQAQELEAKTDEVYAAKQLLDDIECKLKENVIKSLNSASDNIRVDFNSKLRECEEEKEKFICALDEANAKISDLEHQNRVFMDKIEVLKEGIASVSQKKCATESKMAKTSKQMRENGDMFEKLDEEKVKLEEQLKWKSEQFMHLEEAHKKLRDSLHIKEKEWEMEKCSMCDHMLNLETKLDSQIKVSEVLKRRLETCSRALACEEQRRKDLDIQVSEYAEKKLELEMLIKEKEYAFNEMESKIAKFEEEKQELVLSFNELKEANRRESDNKIKSLQQIYNVKEAEWDSRFKKVVDDLSCCRLELETKEGRLKEIMTELDDYNSQVIQLTMEKEEFAVLIVALNSTLVEARSNFDEEKLLLHNEIESHKQQLLQTKSELADVCDLLDDANDRIKSKEARLQEISTELNDYMSQVLQLTVEKDEFALMSVMMKSTLMETGSNIDEEKLLMQKVIESYKKQLQQTKSDLVYAYGLLEKANEELDHVYCEVNEVELELQIWKSVAEKSKINLEVNQQMRWELEASLLAQVAMEVNLKEENSSLVCAVNEKDEKINELEETIAEFKQNSAKKNGDELENWEQEWVTKELEAAILEQLESERIHEYEKRNLNRIVEEKDQRINKLEQIMTSLEEELDHSSASFSCQLAKMQADMNLFHEVWEKTRTAVFIKEIEAQEYSLLIKELEKDLEKQVKFVKKCWLTVKKVSSENVRK